Genomic window (Dolosigranulum savutiense):
TAAAGGCTTACTCATTACAACTGCAACCCTGTTACTCACTGCTTGTGGCCAAACTAGCGACAATACTCCTGAGAACAATACAACCGCCCAAACCGAAGAAACCGCTGAAGAACCTACTACTGTTAGAATTGGTGTTGTAGGAGAAGGGGACGGAGATGTCTGGCAAGATATCGAGCGCCGCTTAGCAGAGGATGGCATCGAGCTAGAAATTGTCGTCTTCGGAGACTACCACCAGCCCAACAAAGCATTGGCTGCCGGCGATCTTGAGCTGAACGCTTTCCAACATACTGCCTTCTTAGCGGAGTATGTGCGTGACACCGGAGATGATATCGTTCCGATTGGCTACACTGGCTACTCTCCTGTTTACTTGTATGGAAAAGATGGCATAGATGCCATTGAAGATATCCCTGCTGGCTCCCGTATTGGTATCCCTAATACCGTGACAAATGCTGAGCGATCACTACTGGCACTTGAAGATGTAGGTCTGATTACACTAGCGCCTGATGTAGGCTTCACACCAACCATTGATGATGTTCTAGAGGTTCATAATGACATTGAACTAGTCGAATTAGACCCTTCACAACTTTACCGTTCACTAGGAGACTTAGATCTCGTCACCCTCAGTTCTGGAGCTGTCACGGATGCTGGGCTAGATCCAGCAGATGCACTCTATAATGATGTAGAAGCAGGCGCTGAGATTAATGATACGAAGAAAAACTTCATCGCTGCCCGCCGCGAAGATAAAGACTCCGAAATTTTTGCCCGCATCGTAGAAGAATACCAAACCGAAGAAACAACCGCTATTCTAAAAAAAGTTAGCGCCTCACTTCCAATCTGGACCGAGAATGATGACCCATTAGCAGACTTCGAAGCACTTCTAGAAGAACTCAATGCACAAAAATAAATAGAAACTTCTTAATAAACTCAGCTTTCCTCATAAGATAGCTGAGTTTTTAATGTTCTACTTGCTTTTTGTCAAAAATAATTGGTACACTTAATAAGTATGTAATACATCAATATGTTAGGAGCTTATTATGTCACAACGAATCAAATATACTTTATACACGCTATTAGGTGGGCTAATCGCCTTCCCGACTGCTATCATGCTAACTTCTCACTTCACCGCCGCTCAAAAAGGGATGCTTCACGGCACCCTATCACTTATTTTATTTGGGCTGATTGTGTATCTCTGGTGTTCGTTCAAGCCCTTCACTTGGCAAAAAGTAGGACTCACTCTTCTTTGGTTAGCTGCTTTTATTTGGGGCTTACCGCTTGCGATTGAGTTGGTTGCTTTTCTCCCAACTGTACTGAAAGGCATTCTCCACGCGGCCGTCATCGTCCTCTTTATTGTCTTATTTGTCATGATTTGGTATAAACCACTCAAACCCACTCAATAGTCATTCAAAAAACCTCGATATTCCGCCCACTAACGGACGGAATATCGAGGTTTTGTTTATCTCTTAGTGCGTTGCGCCTCCGGTAACTTGCAGATCATCTTTGTCTTTGAAGTTAACGATCGCTTCAATGCTTGATACATAATATGATTGCAAACAAATGTCCCCGCCGTATTCGACACCGAACTTGGCAATCCCGCTTCTTTAATCGCTTCAACCATTGCTTTAATCGGAAGCGTTGCTTCTTCTAAGACAACCGCCGACTTGTGAAAGACGGTAGGAATCTCTAACTTCACAATTTCGGTGCCACCAATCTCATCTGACAAACCTTTCACCGCTTCAATCGCGGGATTCATACTTTCGTCACCGAACGGGTCAAATCCTGTTACTAAAATTTTCATCATCAAACGCCCCCAATTATTATTTTGTCTAGTTCATATGTTCCGCACTTCCACTCTAACATGCCTGAAATTACCAGTCACTTAAAACGCCCAGAAGTACATCAACGGCACGTACATCAACAGCATCACCACGGCCACAAGCACTTGTTGGCGAATCACACCATACTCATCATGCATCTCGAGTAAGGCGGCCGGCAATGCGTTAAAAATCTTTTTTATCCGTTAATGTTTATTTTTAAAGTTAACTTAATTTTTTATTTAATTTAACTTGACAATAACTATCTCAAGTGCTAGACTTAAATAAACCGACATAAGTGTCGGTAAAAGGAGATGATCTTTTGAGTAAAAAACTTTCTGCTGACAAACGTAAACATCAGATACAACAAGCTGCTAAAGAAATATTTTTAAAGAAGGGATTTGATCGCACTGTAATGAAAGATATTATGGAAGCAACAGGTCTTTCACGCGGAGGATTATACCATCATTACTCTTCCACATCCGAGATTTTATGCGACATATTGAAGACAGGAAATCAACAACGAATAGACACAATGGAGAAAACTTTTGACCAATCAACTGAGCGCTCCAGCACCGTATTAGCACAACTCACTGTGGACAAAATGTTAGCTTACAATGATTACTTAAGGATTTATGTTATGTTCCTATCCGAATTAAAGAATGATCAATCTTTAATTGAGTTACATGATCAATTAAAAGCCATGTCCATCGCTAATATTCAAGAACTGCTCAAACAATTCGATTATCCACCTTTACCAGACAACCAATATGAGTTCTTAACGAATCTCATCAATACTTTTTTAGTGGGGTGTGATGTGCTAGGTGTAAGAGAGAATTTTAACAAGCAGCGCTCAGCTCTTGTGTGTATGTTGAAGACATATTTTGACACTATTAATGAAAGCGAGGAAAAACAATGAATTTAATAAAACAATATATCCGGGAAAATAAACTGGCTTATTTTTTCTCAGTCATATGTGCCATCTTAGGAGTAATTTCCAATCTTTTCATCTATATTATACTAAGCCGTATGATAGTTGCGTTAATTGATGGAGGAATTACGATAAACTATTATCTCCATCATATACTGTGGATTTTTGCATGTCTAGTTATAAAAGAAAGCGTCATGACACTTTCAACAATGATTTCTCATGCGACAACTTACCATATTATACGAGATATCCGCAAAGATCTGATGGACAAACTAT
Coding sequences:
- a CDS encoding 5-oxoproline transporter, DUF979 family subunit, whose amino-acid sequence is MPAALLEMHDEYGVIRQQVLVAVVMLLMYVPLMYFWAF
- a CDS encoding MetQ/NlpA family ABC transporter substrate-binding protein, coding for MSLFKGLLITTATLLLTACGQTSDNTPENNTTAQTEETAEEPTTVRIGVVGEGDGDVWQDIERRLAEDGIELEIVVFGDYHQPNKALAAGDLELNAFQHTAFLAEYVRDTGDDIVPIGYTGYSPVYLYGKDGIDAIEDIPAGSRIGIPNTVTNAERSLLALEDVGLITLAPDVGFTPTIDDVLEVHNDIELVELDPSQLYRSLGDLDLVTLSSGAVTDAGLDPADALYNDVEAGAEINDTKKNFIAARREDKDSEIFARIVEEYQTEETTAILKKVSASLPIWTENDDPLADFEALLEELNAQK
- a CDS encoding TetR/AcrR family transcriptional regulator — its product is MSKKLSADKRKHQIQQAAKEIFLKKGFDRTVMKDIMEATGLSRGGLYHHYSSTSEILCDILKTGNQQRIDTMEKTFDQSTERSSTVLAQLTVDKMLAYNDYLRIYVMFLSELKNDQSLIELHDQLKAMSIANIQELLKQFDYPPLPDNQYEFLTNLINTFLVGCDVLGVRENFNKQRSALVCMLKTYFDTINESEEKQ